The segment ATCACCGTGACGCTGACCGGCTTTGAACTCTGGCTGAGTCCAGCGCTGTTCGTCGCGACTGCGGTGAAACTCGACGGGATCGGCACTCCGTCTTCGTCCATCCGGCGCGTGGGTTTGAACGAGACGGTATAGGTCGAGCCGTCGGCGGAGGTCGTGGCGCTGCCGACGAACGTGCCGGAATCGAAAAATTGGACGGACGTGATGGTGACGGGGATCCCGCCTTCCACCGAGTTGCTGTCGGATGCGGCGGCTTTGAGCTGCGTGGTGATGCCCTCAAAGATCGTCCCGCCGTTACTGGGATAGATGATTGTGACCGTCGGCGGCGCCGCGACCCGGACCCGCGTGGGGGGTGGAGTCGTCGATCCACTGTCATCCGCACGCGAGGCGATGACGTTGTTTTTGTCGTCGTAGGTTAGCGCCACGAGGCCGTAGGCGCCGACCACCGTCGGCTTCCAGTCGAAGGTGTAAGGATAGGTGTTGTCGGTTCCGAACAGCTCGCCGTCGATGTAGAGCTCAACTTTCGAAATTCGGCCGGTCGTGCTGGCCGCATCGATAGTCACCGTGACCACATCCTCGTTGTCGATCGTGACGGGCACAGCGCTGCCGTTCAGCGGTGAACTGATCGCGGAGGTAGGCCGAGGCGTGATCGCCTCAACAATCTTAAGCAAGATCGGCGTGCTTGCCGCTTGTTCCGTTCCCGTATTGTCGATCGCCCGAGCCGTAATGCTGCGGGAGCTGCCGGCCACGCCGGGCGGCGTGTAGATCAGCGAATAGGGCAGCGTCGCGTCAGCTTCACCGATCTTCTCGCCGTTGTCGTAAAATTGGATCTGCTTGATGAACCCGCCTGTCACAGTCGCATCGGCCTTCAACACCACAGAAGAACCTTGTGGCACCAGCGTGCCGTTCACCGGGCTGTTGATCACCGACCCCGTGGCAAAATAGCGGACCGGCAGCGATGTCGCGGTGTTGTTACCGTCCGCAATGGTGACGGTCAGAAAATACGAGCCTGGCTGCGGCGGGGTCCACGTGATCACCGGCCGCTGTGGCGGTGGAACGGGAGCCGTGGTCGTGCCGATGTGCGTTCCGTTCACATAGAAGGAATAGGTGAAGCTGCTCGCCATCGAGGTGCCGACGCCGGCCGCCTCGATCTGCAACGGCGTGCCGAACGGTCCGGATTTCTCATTCGGATCGGTGATCCACGGGCCCGCGCCCACTTGGATCGCAGTGATGCTGACCGACACGATCGGTTGCTGGGCGACCGCGCGATGCAGAGCCAGCAGGCTCAGCGCAGCTCCGAGAAAGTATACGAGCCGAAGTTTCATGGTCTCACCTCGTGGTTGAGGTTATCGGTGCAACGCGGGGCGCTTCATTTCTTCCCGAACCATTTATGCTTCTTTTCCGCCGGCTTTTCGGTCGACGGCAGCGGAGCGAATGGATCCGTGCCATCGCGATAGCCGGGCAGGTCCTCCTTCTTCAGGTCCATCTGCCGGATCTGGCGGGGATCGAATATTTCCCCGGGCGCGGCTCCTTCCGCCGAAAGCGTCTTGGCCGTGAGGAAGATCAGCAGATTGCGCGTCGCGGTGGATTGCGTTTTCGAACTGAACAGCCGGCCGAGTACCGGGATCGAGCCGAGCACCGGCACCTTCGTCGAGCCGTTCGAGACCTGTGAGTCGATCAACCCACCGATCCCCATGGTGAATCCGTCCTTCAGTGAAATCTGCGTCCGTGCTTTTTTCGTCTGGATCACGGGGATGCGTGCCCCGGTCGCGCCGCCGAAGTTCACCGAGTCCGCATCGTTGAAACTGCTCACCTCGGGCTCGATCATCAGCTTGATGAATCCGCGGGCGTTCACCTGCGGCGTAACCTTGAGGATGATGCCGATGGGCTTGTAGGTGAAGCCCGCCACCTCGAAGCTGCCCCGCTGCTCGTTGTAGGTGTAGTTCGGAATCGGGTATTCCTTGCCGATGTTGATGAACGCTTCGGTGTTGTTGAGCGTGACTACCGTCGGATTCGAAACAACCTTCGCCGTGGTGAGTTCGTTCAGCGCGCTGATCACCAGGCCGAACTGATCGGCCGTGAACACGGCGTTCAACGCCCGCTCGTTCGTCGTAGTACCGGTCAGCGAGTTCAGCAGGTTGAGAGTCTCGTTGGCGGTCGTCGAATTCCCGCTGTTCGTCGTGTTGGTGAGGCTGCTGCCGATGGTCGTGCCCGACGTAGCGGTGACCACGCCGTTGCTCGAGGTCACGGAATTGGTGGTGTTCGAGTTGTTTGTCTGCGTACCCGTCGTGCCGCCGCTCGTGGTCGTCGTGTTGTCGTTGCCCCGCTGGATGCCGGCGTCCCGTTGACCACCGGCCGTGCGATTGAACGAGCCCACCACGCCGCCTTCGTTCTCCGGGTCTGGCCCCACGCCCACCTTGTAGCTCTTCAGCGACGACCAGTTCACACCGATGTTGCGGATGTCGCCATCGGTGACTTCGACGAATTTCGACTCGATCATCACCTGATCGGTTGCCCGGTCGAGTTGCTCGATGATCGGACGGATCCGGTTCATGCGCGACGGGCGTTCGGTGATCACGAGACTATTGCTCCGCGCGTCCACCACGATCTTGCCTCCGGCGGCAGTGTCGATCAGCGAATTGATGGTGGGCATGATGTCAGCGGCCCGCGCGTAGTTCACGATGAACACCTCGGTCGTGACCGGTTCCTGCTGCATGGAGGCGTTCGAAACGATCGTGATGATGTTTCCCTCCTCGATATAAGTGTAGCCGACGGGGGTGAGGATGACCTGGAAGATCTGCCGCCACGTCACATCGCGGAGCTTGATCGACGCCTTGCCTTGCAGCGTCTCCGGAATGACGAGGTTCAGCTCGAACAGGTCGGCGACATTGCGGAGAATGTTGCGGATGTCTTCGTCGGGAAAGTCTACGGACAGCGTGTCCTGGCCGGTCGCGCTGCGTCCCTTCGTCGCGCTGCCCGTCGCGTCGGCGTCCTTGATCGCAACGCTGGGGTCGCCGGAAGCGGAGTCTGTCGGCGAGGTAACCGCAGCGGCGGGCTCCGACGGAATCACCGGCGTCTCCGTGGGGGGCGTTTGCGCCCATCCCCGGCTGGCGAGCACAACGAGCAGCGACGCGAGCAGTGGCAGTACACGGGTTTTCATGGGGTCTTTCTGGGTTTGATCGGCCGGGTAATCTCGTCGCGATTCAGCCGAAGCGTGAAGTTCGTGCGATCGATGCCCGCCAGCTCGAGTTGATAATCCTGTCCATCATAGGCGACCGTGAGCCGGTCGCCGACACGGAGCCGCTTCTTGCCGAAGATCAGCCATGGTTCATCGCCGATGATAACGGTGCCCGAAGGCATGATACGCGCGGCAATCACCTGCAAAAATTCGCGGTCCGTCGTCGGCTTCGTGGCGGTTTGCGCGGCCTGGGCGGCCGCTTGCGCGGCGGCGATCGCACGTAGTTCCTCCGGATCGGGTTGTCCGAAGGCCGCTGGATTGAAGGGGTGCACCAGCTCGCCGGGGAGCGGCGCCAAGTTCGGTGGCTGCGCCAGCCGCTCAGCCAACTCGAGGGAGGGGCGTCGCTTTTCGGATGTGGAAATATCCGCCGCAGCTGCCGCGTGCACGCGAGCTACCACCGCGAGGCCGATCACCGCAGCTATCAGCATTGAAATACGCATCCTGTTCATGGCATCCCGAGCAGTTCGACGTCCATCGCCAGGTTGACGGGGCCGGTGCGATCCGGTCCCGAACCTCGCAGGTTGCAGTTGATCACCCGCGCGTAGTGTGTGCCGTTCTCAAGCCGTCGAATCACCTCGAGCAGCGCGAAATACTCGCCCTGCATGGAAATCGTGAATCCAACGCCGCCCAGCGCCCCGGCGGCCGGTTTCGCCGAAGCCGCGGTTTGATTTTGGCGCAGATCGATCAGCTTCACGCCCGTCTCAGCTTCCAGTCGGTAAAAGTATTGGAGATTCTGCGCGAGGTCCGCGGCCCGCACCAACCGGGCGTCGATCGCCTTCACTGCGGTATTCAGCTGTTCGAGTTGTTCCGGCAGCTGGGTGGCGTTGCGCAGATTCGTGGCGAGCCGCGCTCCCTCGCGCGACTTCTCGTCGAGCGTGGTCATTGCTTCAGGAACCGCAGAGCTGCGATAAAAGATGGCGATCGCCAGGATCAACGACAGCACGCCACAACCGACACTGATCGGATTGCGTTTCAGGAAGGCGACAAAATCGGCGTTCGAGATGGCCATCACTTCTTCGCCCCTTTCGGAGTGCCTTTCAGTTTCAGCGAGATCTCGAACAGCAATCGGCCGGTTTGCGGATTGCGACTGAGGTTCACCAGCGTGATCTCCTCATAAGTCTCCGCCAGCACGGGATCCGCCTTCAACAGCTGCAGGTAGCTGGAGGCGTAGCCGCTGGCCTGGTCCGGCGCCCCGCGCACCGTACCTTGGATGGTCGTGGTGACGTTGCGGAAATCGAAGCCGTCGAGCGCAATGTTTCCCGGCAAGATCTCCGCCAGTCGCAGCAACGACGCCGACATGAGCGGCTTCGATTTAATGAACGTGTCAACCTCGGTCACGCGCGCCGCCGCCGCCTGGAACTGCTTGTGCAGCGCGATCATCTCGGCGCTCGGCTTCTGATCCCGGTCGATCTGCGCCTGGGCGGCGCTGATCTGCCGACGCAGGTCGAACAGATTATACTCCTGATAGGCGCACCACAGCAGCATCATCACCGCGACGAGAACGGCGATGCCATTGATGAAAAATGCCGTCCGCACCACCTTCGTGTCCGGCAGCCGCTCGAAATTGCGGAAGTTCGGATGCCACGCCGGCGGCAATGCCGCCGCGGCCGCCGCCTCACTCTTTTTTTTCAGGAACGGCAGCATCGGGAACAACGTTGTAGGAAGCCATCAACCCGAACAGCCCAAGCCATTGCGCATCGATGGGGCCGGCGAAAACATTTTCCGGCACGGTGATCTGCCGGGATTGCAGCCACGGCAGCAGATTCAGTTGCAGCGTCGCGACGCCCAAGGCTGACGCGATGGCGGTCTCAAGCCAAGCGAGCTTGGCCGGCAGGGAGGTGCACAACACCTGTCCGACGGACTGGCCGGTCTGCACTTCGTAAAAACCGATCGAGGACTGGAGCTCCTTCAGCAGTTTTTTCACCAGCAGCGGCCCCATCCCGGTGAAATCGAATGTATTCGAAAAAAACAGCTTTCGCGCCGACTCCTCGTCCTTCAGGCCGAGTTCTTTCTGCACGACCGGCACCATCGCGTTTAGTCCTTGAGCGATCGGTCGGGAGGCCTCGACGCCACCAGCAGTCACGATGAACGAATGCGTTGCCTCGCTGTTGACCTCCAAGATCAGCACTGGCGTTTTCGATTTGTTGAAAGCGAGGTAGTCCACCATCCCGCCGAGCATCGCGACCGACCCGAGTTCGAGCCGGTCCGGATAGATGCTGCGCTCGAGCAATCCGTCCTGCGTGCTGTTCGCCTCCTCGGTCAGCATCCCGCAAAAGAGGACTTCCTTCTGATTCAGCTTGGCCGGGTCGAAATCCAACCCGTCGTTCGCGTTCAACACCTGAACCATGTGCTTGTCGGGTTCCACGCGCAGCTGCGTCGACAACACTTCGGCGAGATAGCCCGGCTCCTTCAGTTTTTTCGGCTCCAGCGTCGCCCGGCGTAGCACCCGGCGCGGCGGATAAACTCCGCAGACCGCATTGAGGAACCCGCTGGGCGGTCGCTTGGGCTGCATCCTCCGGATCGCGTCCGCCAGCGCCGCCGGATCACTCGCCGCAAATTCCACCACCTCTTCGATCGCAAACGGCACCGCCGGCGCGGATGTTCGAGCCATCCGGATGGTGTGTTCGTTTTGCTCAACGAAGTATCCCTTTGTCTTGGCAGCAAAGAGCATGCGTGCAGTTTGGGGCAGTGTTTTCAGGCCCGGAACGCGAGTGATTCGCACCCTCGGTCCGGAGGCGCACGCTCCTAAAACCCGACTGGCAAGACAAGTCTATTCCCCTACGTGAGTATCAGGGTTTCACCTATTTACCCTTTCTTGATGCGGCTCTTATCCACGGTGCCCCGGGGTCATCGCCCAACAAAAAACCCGTCGCGTCGCGACGGGTTCGCTCAAAAAATTCGGTGCGTCGGGCAGCCTACTTCTGCCACGTGCGCTTCTTGTGCCGGTTGGCCTTAAGGCGCTTGCGGCGCTTGTGCTTCGACATCTTCAACCGACGTTTCTTTTTCAGATTACCCATGGAATAGATAAATGCGTGAGGCAACGTGCGCGCCGCCTCCGGGACTGTAAAGCCAGAATTTGCGGAGTCCGGCACGTTGGTCACCGGTCCCCCCCCAACCTCCGTTGCTAGTCCTGTGTCGGGGTCGCGTCGGTTACCGCGACCGCTCTCCGGGCCCGGGTGAAGACGGCCTCGCTTGTGATCGCCATGGCCGGCAGTCCGGTGAGCACAGTCGCCACCCGCCGATAGAGATTCAGCTGCCCTGCATGGCGGCGCGCGAGTTCGTCCCACTGCGGCGATTCGCCCACGCGATCGGTCTTGAAGTCGAACACGCTCGCCCGGATGGGACGGCCCGCGGCATCGCGCCAGACGATCACGCGATCGAATATTCCGGAGACCCATACGTCCTCGAGCACGATCTCGAAGGCCCGCTCGCGCCAGACCTCCGCGTTGGCTGCAGAACGCCAGACGTGCGCGAGCGCCGGTGATTCCAGGCAACCCGCCGCCTCCGCAACCACCGCTGCATCCTCGCCGCGCGCCCGCCACTCCGTCGTCATCGACTGCGCCGTGGCCGGGGTGCCCCACTCCACCTCAGCCAGCAAA is part of the Opitutus terrae PB90-1 genome and harbors:
- a CDS encoding AURKAIP1/COX24 domain-containing protein: MGNLKKKRRLKMSKHKRRKRLKANRHKKRTWQK
- a CDS encoding secretin N-terminal domain-containing protein, whose translation is MKTRVLPLLASLLVVLASRGWAQTPPTETPVIPSEPAAAVTSPTDSASGDPSVAIKDADATGSATKGRSATGQDTLSVDFPDEDIRNILRNVADLFELNLVIPETLQGKASIKLRDVTWRQIFQVILTPVGYTYIEEGNIITIVSNASMQQEPVTTEVFIVNYARAADIMPTINSLIDTAAGGKIVVDARSNSLVITERPSRMNRIRPIIEQLDRATDQVMIESKFVEVTDGDIRNIGVNWSSLKSYKVGVGPDPENEGGVVGSFNRTAGGQRDAGIQRGNDNTTTTSGGTTGTQTNNSNTTNSVTSSNGVVTATSGTTIGSSLTNTTNSGNSTTANETLNLLNSLTGTTTNERALNAVFTADQFGLVISALNELTTAKVVSNPTVVTLNNTEAFINIGKEYPIPNYTYNEQRGSFEVAGFTYKPIGIILKVTPQVNARGFIKLMIEPEVSSFNDADSVNFGGATGARIPVIQTKKARTQISLKDGFTMGIGGLIDSQVSNGSTKVPVLGSIPVLGRLFSSKTQSTATRNLLIFLTAKTLSAEGAAPGEIFDPRQIRQMDLKKEDLPGYRDGTDPFAPLPSTEKPAEKKHKWFGKK
- a CDS encoding PilN domain-containing protein, giving the protein MLPFLKKKSEAAAAAALPPAWHPNFRNFERLPDTKVVRTAFFINGIAVLVAVMMLLWCAYQEYNLFDLRRQISAAQAQIDRDQKPSAEMIALHKQFQAAAARVTEVDTFIKSKPLMSASLLRLAEILPGNIALDGFDFRNVTTTIQGTVRGAPDQASGYASSYLQLLKADPVLAETYEEITLVNLSRNPQTGRLLFEISLKLKGTPKGAKK